The stretch of DNA AGTTTACCAGAACAAAGGATGAGTCAAGCTGAATAGGTAagagattttaaattttacatttttatagcaGTAAGTATACAGTGTGCACTTAAtctatctttgtttctttgaaaggaTGTATAAGCCactgtcattttatttgaaaaactatATCTAGATCCTATTTTATGGCTTCATGAGAGTGTAAAGAATTAaccatctttcttctttaatggGGGCTTATGAATTATGTGAACTATATTCCTATTAAACTCTAGACATGTGGCACTGCtactttctttttgtattaGAGAATATGTGCATATTTAACTGCTATAGTTATTGGtggttaatattttataatttacagCATTTCCATAACATGGGTTTTAGTAAAGACTCTTGTCTCATAAGAAAAAGATGATAATGATCTGGgtttgaaaagcttttcttctaaTGATGGAATACATCTAGCTGAGATTGCAAATTGAGCCTGTATTTCATGATTTTGGTGTTTAATTTGTATTATAATTAGAAAGTGAAAGATGTATTCTGGCATGTTTCTGGATTTATGTATACTGTCTCACCTAGAACTTGTCTCTTAAAATATAGAACCACAGATACAGTACAGgagtaatgaaatgaaatgctacTATCAGCtcaactcttttctttttgcagtttgCAAAGGAGAACTTCAGATATTTTAGGCTACAAGTCAGTAAACTTTGCTTACGTAGCTGGCTCCATTCATTCTCTGAAGCCAATCACTTGCCCCGTGGTGGCTGATAAGTATTTAACGGCTTGTAGAGGTGGAGTGTCTGGATCCTTAGTACTGAACACATTCCCAGGCATATCAGTAGCCTCTGTCCATCATCCATGCTGGAAGCTatttggaaaaggagaaatagaaaTCGGGGAAGGGAAATCATGCATCATCATCATCCTGGCTGGAATGTACGGAAGACTTTATGCTGTTTTCATCATGCGGATTTGCTAGAGAAATGACCTTCTTTGATCAGCCAGGTAAAATCAAAAACTTGTTTatttgctgcctctgctccccacggGTGCTGAGGCTGTGGACCTGCAGGCGACcgaggacaaggaggaatgtgCTGGTGGGCACTGCTTGTGTGATCTACCTGGGATTCCTTGTCAGTCAAGTGGGTCACGTTTTACCCCAGCACAAAGGAGGACACCAAAAAATCAGTTCCAGAAGTCTCCAAGATGCAGCTCAAACTCCTTTTCTGGGCATCCCACTGGATGGCACCCTGTCACCACCCAGCTTCCAGGAACCCCAGCTTGGTGGCAATGGGACCTCGGTGCCACCCAACGTAGTTTATATCACCCTGCGGTCCAAGCGCAGCAAGCCTGCCAACATCAGAGGCACGGTGAAGCCAAAGCGCAGGAAGAAACATGCAATCCCTTTGTCCTATGGGCAGCACTTTCCGAAAGCCGCTTTCACTGGCCAGGAAGAGACCTTTGTCCAGCAGCCGGGGAGGGCCACGCGTGCTGAAGGCGCAAAGGGAGCAGCAATAGCTCCTGAGGCAGGAAAGCACCACCTGGATGAACACAGGCAGAAAGACATGGCAATCGGGAAGCGAGGTCACCAGAGACCTGGGGGGATTTCTGGAGGTCTAAAGGAACAGCGCCAGGCTGAGGAGAGCAATATCAGGATTTACAGTGAGAGCTCTCCCTCTTGGCTGAGCAAAGAAGATATCCTAAGCATGCGTATGCTGGCAGATTCTCCGATAGAGAGCATCCAAGAAGTACCTTCTCAGAAAGCAGTCCTGGTAGTATTTGAGAGGGGTCCCAGCACCACAGAAGCTGCTTGTAATCGAGGGCACTGTGCCATCATCAAACGACCTCTTGACATGAGCGAAGTGTTTGCCTTTCATTTGGATAGGATCTTGGGGCTAAACAGGAGTTTACCTTCTGTAAGCAGGAAATCGGAGTTCTTCCAAGGTAACACATTCCTATGATTTTCAGCTTCCAGATGGGGTGCTGAggtttccttccccttcccacattaactgcaggacagcagcagcctttaACTCTTGCTAGTCTGAGAACTAATCCAGTCGTTGCAGGGGAGTAAAGCTGGTATCTGTCTGCAACTTCTTCCATGTAATTGTCCCGTCCAAAGGATACTGTACCCTGAAATTTagaataaatacaataattGAGTTGCTCTAACGATTCACTGTCCATGAGACTATGGAATGCGAAAAAAGAGAGGGAGTCATCTGTAGATCACATGGCATTGTATAGAATGACTAAAGAGGTGAAAGAAATTCCAGAAGATTACCTGGTGATTCGatgagcatttctgtttttttgtttgtcttgttttgttttctcatctcttAGATTTGACTTCAATAAGATATTATTGAAAGCGAGCACAAGAATTAATCTCTCAAACAGATGGTGCAGGAAaggtgttttgtattttgtcagATAACCTACTTGGAGAAGTAGGGGACTTCCTGAAGAAGCTTAATGCTACTACTGACTCTGGAAACTgtcaattttcaaaaaaaaattcttccctctcccctgataattcaaaaaatattaCTACATCTCAGTGAATCCAGCTTGACATTTTGAGGCTCATTACACGTACCTTCATTATATATTATGCAGACAGAAATATATACAGGAAATAACGCAGTATGCCTGTTACATGATTGGTTTAAACAATTTTCAGTgcaaatttttgc from Cygnus olor isolate bCygOlo1 chromosome 4, bCygOlo1.pri.v2, whole genome shotgun sequence encodes:
- the GASK1B gene encoding Golgi-associated kinase 1B, with amino-acid sequence MLFSSCGFAREMTFFDQPGKIKNLFICCLCSPRVLRLWTCRRPRTRRNVLVGTACVIYLGFLVSQVGHVLPQHKGGHQKISSRSLQDAAQTPFLGIPLDGTLSPPSFQEPQLGGNGTSVPPNVVYITLRSKRSKPANIRGTVKPKRRKKHAIPLSYGQHFPKAAFTGQEETFVQQPGRATRAEGAKGAAIAPEAGKHHLDEHRQKDMAIGKRGHQRPGGISGGLKEQRQAEESNIRIYSESSPSWLSKEDILSMRMLADSPIESIQEVPSQKAVLVVFERGPSTTEAACNRGHCAIIKRPLDMSEVFAFHLDRILGLNRSLPSVSRKSEFFQAGQACPVILWDSSLSPTDNNTHSSVRLTWGRYQQLLKQKCWQNGKVPKVEWGCTEIHHHEWSKMALFDFLLQIYNRLDRNCCGFKPLKEDSCMQQGLTLKCSNQDAVDLTHIVQRRHDRRHLAFIDNNGFFDRSEDNLDFKILQGINEFPESAVSVLRSQRLREKLLQSLFLDKVYWESQGGRKGIEKLIDVIERRSKILLTYINAHGAKVLPMNE